A single window of Oreochromis aureus strain Israel breed Guangdong linkage group 7, ZZ_aureus, whole genome shotgun sequence DNA harbors:
- the tjp1b gene encoding tight junction protein ZO-1 isoform X6: MEETVIWEQHTVTLHRAPGFGFGIAISGGRDNPHFQSGETSIVISDVLKGGPAEGLLQENDRVVMVNAVSMDNVEHAYAVQQLRKSGKLAKITIRRKRKVHVPMGRLGERETMSEHDEEEDSYDEEIYETRSGRSGAYSGVGGAMGRRSGRSGGRRDRERERSGSRERSLSPRSDRRSHNLPPRPAKVTLVKSRKNEEYGLRLASHIFVKDISPESLAARDGNIQEGDVVLKINGTVTENLSLIDAKKLIERSKGKLKMVVQRDERATLLNIPDLDDSIPSANASDRDDISDIHSLASDHSNRSHDRHRSSRSRSPDRRSEPSDHSRHSPPQISNGSHRSRDDERTSKPASTPAKLAEEVPLPKPKESGGREEKQLPPLPEPKPVYAQPGQPDVDLPVSPSDAPVPTTAHDDSILRPSMKLVKFKKGESVGLRLAGGNDVGIFVAGVLEDSPAAKEGLEEGDQILRVNNVDFANIIREEAVLFLLDLPKGEEVTILAQKKKDVYRRIVESDVGDSFYIRTHFEYEKESPYGLSFNKGEVFRVVDTLYNGKLGSWLAIRIGKNHQEVERGIIPNKNRAEQLSSVQYTLPKTAGGDRADFWRFRGLRSSKRNLRKSREDLSSQPVQTKFPAYERVVLREAGFLRPVVIFGPIADVAREKLSREEPDLFELAKSEPRDAGTDQRSSGIIRLHTIKQIIDRDKHAVLDITPNAVDRLNYAQWYPIVVFLNPDNKQGVKNMRTRLCPESRKSARKLYERAIKLRKNNHHLFTTTINLNNMNDGWYGALKETIQQQQNQLVWVSEGKADGTTEDDLDIHDDRLSYLSAPGSEYSMYSTDSRHTSDYEDTDTEGGAYTDQELDETLNDEVGLPTEPAITRSSEPVREDPPVIQDTPGYPGYQHPVQPDPANRIDPAGFKMAAPQQQGEAAVPMPSLPPTSVATPAAEQPVQLEGMHLEEPPAAAAAPQADSLSSPSPAPELIQPPPPPHEPHPSGLPGPEPKMYKKDLYNMEDPVRINHSLKQSMSYSHQPPYQDKQPYREYDHPPYGYDGGGYTEPKPHNTDSHLHYDNRVPHYNEQWPPYDQQTSSSQPAGYQPGHQQPMGYNPRSPYEDGPGRDYSPPQPRYDEAPPVGYDGRARHSKPGPIRYDEPPPPPLPPAGYDARSPYEAETHSFPINSPRSPEPSKQYYGDSGLRSSYMPGPPNRGFKPGMHDAMRNSEPTIPPPKPEALPSPGDPAITPGSKPLPPPPQEDPDEDPAMKPQSVLNRVKMFENKRSVSMDRAKEGGDSSVLRPADIPKPVIAPGPVLKANSLSNLEQEKSSYRAPEPQKPHTKPLDDVVRSNHYDPDEDEEYYRKQLSYFDRRSFDSKAMGQPAPGINRFHDLPKPPQLSYPYNRVESVEKVSPVEKRYDPLPQISPSSQYGPPASAIPPATLPKLSPGDANSVPEPLTSPNPKPELTTLRPTSRDEPTPGGYLPPRGLPDKSPVNGTDAAPPKTLSTPAPTSYNRYVPKPYTSAARPFERKFESPKFNHNLLPNDTQVKTDLLSKPSVVSNSSGKPQLSPQPLDHDSGLDTFTRTIDNRPKYQHNNINAIPKAIPVSPSALDDDDEDEGHTVVATARGIFNCNGGVLSSIETGVSIIIPQGAIPESVEQEIYFKVCRDNSILPPLDKEKGETLLSPLVMCGPHGLKFLKPVELRLPHCASMTPDGDPKTWQNKSLPGDPNYLVGANCVSVLIDHF, from the exons ATGGAGGAGACAGTCATTTGGGAACAGCACACAGTAACACTACACAGG GCACCAGGGTTTGGCTTTGGGATAGCCATTTCAGGTGGACGGGATAACCCTCATTTTCAGAGTGGTGAGACCTCCATTGTCATCTCAGACGTGCTGAAAGGAGGCCCCGCAGAAGGCCTACTGCA GGAAAATGACAGAGTCGTTATGGTCAACGCTGTCTCCATGGATAATGTGGAGCACGCGTACGCTGTTCAGCAGCTTCGTAAGAGTGGGAAGCTTGCCAAAATT ACAATCAGGCGCAAGAGGAAGGTGCACGTCCCCATGGGCCGCCTGGGAGAGAGGGAGACTATGTCAGAGCATGACGAGGAGGAGGATAGCTACGACGAAGAGATATATGAAACGAGAAGTGGGCGCAGTGGCGCGTACAGTGGTGTGGGCGGTGCTATGGGCAGGCGCAGTGGGCGGAGCGGCGGTCGCAGGGACAGGGAACGTGAACGCAGCGGCTCACGGGAAAGAAGTCTCTCCCCACGCTCAGACCGCCGCTCACACAACCTGCCCCCTCGGCCCGCCAAAGTCACTCTCGTGAAATCCCGCAAAAATGAAG AATATGGCCTGCGCCTGGCCAGCCACATCTTTGTCAAGGACATTTCCCCTGAGAGCCTGGCAGCCAGGGATGGCAACATCCAGGAGGGGGATGTTGTACTGAAG ATTAATGGCACCGTGACAGAGAACCTTTCTTTGATTGATGCCAAGAAGCTGATAGAAAGGTCAAAGGGCAAGCTAAAAATGGTGGTTCAGAGGGACGAGAGAGCGACCCTGCTGAACATCCCTGACCTCGATGACAGTATTCCCTCAGCCAACGCTTCTGACAGAGATG ACATTTCAGATATCCATTCTCTGGCGTCCGACCATTCCAATCGATCACATGACAGACATCGTAGCAGCCGCTCCCGCTCTCCAGACAGACGATCTGAACCCTCAGACCACTCCCGACATTCACCTCCACAAATCAGCAATGGCAG TCACAGAAGTCGTGACGATGAACGGACCTCAAAGCCGGCTTCAACACCAGCGAAGCTAGCGGAGGAGGTACCTCTGCCCAAACCGAAGGAGTCAGGaggcagagaggagaaacagctCCCACCCCTCCCAG AACCCAAGCCAGTCTATGCTCAGCCCGGACAGCCAGATGTAGACCTGCCTGTCAGTCCTTCTGATGCTCCTGTGCCAACTACTGCCCATGATGATAGCATCCTACG GCCAAGCATGAAGTTGGTGAAGTTCAAAAAGGGGGAGAGTGTGGGTCTGCGGCTGGCTGGGGGGAACGACGTGGGCATCTTCGTAGCTGGAGTGCTGGAAGATAGTCCAGCCGCTAAGGAGGGCCTAGAGGAGGGCGACCAAATTCTCAGG GTAAATAATGTTGACTTTGCAAACATAATCCGAGAGGAGGCGGTGCTATTCCTCCTGGACCTTCCTAAGGGTGAAGAGGTCACCATTCTGGCCCAGAAGAAGAAAGATG TATATCGGCGGATTGTGGAATCAGATGTCGGTGACTCTTTCTACATCCGGACACACTTTGAGTATGAGAAGGAATCTCCGTATGGTTTAAGCTTTAACAAGGGCGAGGTGTTCCGTGTGGTGGACACCCTCTACAACGGCAAATTGGGCTCCTGGCTGGCTATTCGCATTGGCAAGAACCATCAGGAGGTGGAGAGGGGCATCATCCCCAACAAAAACAG agcagagcagctctcCAGTGTGCAATACACTCTCCCCAAAACAGCAGGTGGAGACAGGGCTGACTTCTGGAGGTTCCGTGGTCTTCGCAGTTCAAAGAGGAACCTGAGGAAGAGCCGAGAGGATCTTTCTTCACAGCCAGTCCAAACAAAGTTCCCAGCTTATGAAAGAGTTGTGCTGAGAGAGG CTGGCTTCCTAAGACCGGTTGTAATATTTGGACCTATTGCTGATGTTGCTCGTGAAAAGCTTTCCAGAGAAGAGCCAGATCTTTTTGAGCTTGCAA AGAGTGAACCGAGAGATGCAGGAACAGACCAGCGTAGTTCAGGAATAATTCGTCTTCACACTATCAAGCAGATCATCGACAGA GACAAACATGCTGTACTGGACATCACCCCAAATGCTGTGGACAGGCTGAACTATGCTCAGTGGTACCCGATTGTAGTCTTCCTAAATCCCGATAATAAACAGGGTGTGAAGAACATGAGGACCAGGTTGTGTCCAGAGTCCAGGAAGAGTGCCAGGAAGCTCTATGAGCGAGCCATtaaactgaggaagaataatCACCACCTGTTCACCA CGACCATCAACTTGAACAATATGAATGATGGTTGGTATGGAGCGCTAAAGGAAACCATCCAGCAACAGCAGAACCAGTTGGTGTGGGTGTCAGAGGGCAAG GCGGATGGTACTACAGAGGATGACTTGGATATCCATGATGACCGCTTGTCCTACCTTTCAGCACCAGGTAGTGAATACTCAATGTATAGCACAGACAGCCGCCACACTTCTGACTATgaggacacagacacagaaggtGGAGCATACACAGACCAGGAATTAGATGAGACTTTGAATGATGAGGTGGGTCTGCCCACGGAGCCTGCCATCACCCGCTCCTCAGAGCCTGTGCGAGAAGATCCTCCTGTAATTCAGGACACCCCTGGTTACCCTGGATACCAGCACCCCGTGCAGCCTGACCCAGCCAATCGCATAGACCCTGCTGGGTTCAAGATGGCTGCTCCGCAGCAG CAAGGTGAGGCTGCTGTGCCCATGCCCTCGTTGCCTCCGACGTCGGTAGCAACCCCTGCTGCTGAGCAGCCTGTACAGCTAGAGGGTATGCACCTAGAGGAGCCGCCTGCTGCAGCCGCAGCTCCTCAGGCTGACTCACTTAGCAGCCCCAGCCCTGCCCCTGAGCTTATTCagcccccaccaccaccacatgaACCCCACCCGTCtggactgcctggtccagaaccAAAG ATGTACAAGAAAGATCTTTACAATATGGAGGACCCTGTGCGAATCAACCATAGCCTAAAGCAGTCTATGAGCTATAGTCACCAGCCGCCGTACCAGGACAAACAGCCATACCGCGAATACGACCACCCGCCTTACGGATATGATGGAGGCGGCTACACGGAACCAAAGCCTCACAACACTGATTCTCACCTGCACTACGACAACCGTGTGCCTCATTACAATGAACAGTGGCCCCCCTATGACCAGCAAACCTCGTCCTCCCAGCCCGCAGGGTACCAGCCGGGCCACCAGCAACCCATGGGCTACAATCCCCGGTCCCCCTATGAGGATGGACCGGGAAGAGACTACAGCCCCCCTCAGCCACGCTATGATGAGGCCCCGCCAGTGGGCTATGATGGCAGAGCTCGCCACAGTAAACCTGGACCGATTCGTTACGATGAGCCCCCTCCACCACCTCTCCCTCCGGCAGGCTACGATGCACGTTCCCCGTATGAAGCAGAGACCCACAGCTTCCCCATTAACTCCCCTCGATCACCAGAGCCTTCGAAGCAGTATTATGGTGACTCTGGTCTGAGGTCGTCCTACATGCCTGGGCCTCCAAACCGGGGTTTTAAGCCAGGGATGCATGACGCTATGAGAAACTCTGAACCCACCATCCCTCCACCTAAACCAGAGGCCCTACCCTCCCCAGGCGATCCAGCAATCACTCCAGGGTCCAAACCTCTTCCACCTCCACCCCAGGAAGACCCGGATGAGGACCCAGCCATGAAACCACAGTCAGTGCTCAACAGGGTCAAGATGTTTGAGAATAAACGGTCGGTTTCTATGGACAGGGCTAAAGAGGGAGGCGATTCATCAGTACTCCGG cctgCAGATATTCCTAAACCTGTGATAGCACCTGGACCAGTCCTCAAAGCCAATTCCCTCAGCAACCTGGAGCAGGAGAAGTCCTCCTATAG GGCTCCTGAACCACAGAAGCCCCACACCAAGCCCCTGGATGATGTAGTCCGTTCCAACCACTATGACCCAGATGAGGATGAGGAATACTACAGAAAGCAGTTGTCCTACTTTGATCGTCGCAGCTTTGACAGCAAGGCCATGGGCCAGCCCGCTCCTGGCATTAACCGCTTCCATGAtctgcccaaaccacctcagctaTCCTACCCATACAACAG AGTTGAGTCTGTGGAGAAAGTGAGTCCAGTGGAAAAAAGATACGATCCTCTGCCGCAGATCAGTCCCTCTTCACAGTATGGGCCCCCGGCCTCCGCCATTCCACCCGCCACATTGCCCAAACTCAGTCCTGGCGATG CTAACTCCGTACCTGAACCGTTGACTTCACCCAATCCTAAACCTGAGCTGACAACTCTTAGGCCGACCAGTAGGGATGAACCCACACCGGGCGGTTACCTGCCCCCGAGGGGCCTTCCCGACAAATCCCCGGTCAATGGCACTGATGcagcacccccaaaaacccTGAGCACTCCTGCACCAACTAGCTATAACCGCTACGTCCCGAAGCCTTACACCAGTGCAGCCCGACCCTTTGAGCGCAAGTTTGAGAGCCCCAAGTTCAACCACAATCTGCTGCCCAATGACACACAGGTGAAGACGGACCTCCTCAGCAAGCCCAGTGTGGTGAGCAACAGTAGTGGGAAACCTCAGTTGTCACCGCAGCCCCTTGATCACGACAGTGGCCTGGACACTTTCACACGCACTATAGACAACAGGCCCAAATACCAGCACAATAACATCAACGCCATTCCCAAGGCCATCCCTGTAAG CCCCAGTGCACTGGATGATGACGACGAAGATGAAGGGCACACGGTGGTGGCCACTGCCCGTGGGATATTCAACTGTAACGGAGGGGTCCTGAGTTCTATTGAGACGGGCGTCAGCATCATCATCCCCCAGGGTGCGATCCCGGAGAGTGTCGAGCAGGAGATTTACTTCAAGGTGTGCCGGGACAACAGCATCCTGCCCCCCCTCGACAAGGAGAAAG GAGAAACGCTGCTTAGTCCGCTGGTGATGTGTGGCCCACATGGACTCAAGTTCCTGAAGCCGGTGGAGCTGCGCTTACCTCACTGTGCGTCAATGACCCCTGATG GTGATCCCAAAACTTGGCAGAACAAATCTCTCCCTGGAGACCCAAACTACCTGGTGGGTGcaaactgtgtgtctgtgctcatTGACCACTTCTGA
- the tjp1b gene encoding tight junction protein ZO-1 isoform X4: protein MEETVIWEQHTVTLHRAPGFGFGIAISGGRDNPHFQSGETSIVISDVLKGGPAEGLLQENDRVVMVNAVSMDNVEHAYAVQQLRKSGKLAKITIRRKRKVHVPMGRLGERETMSEHDEEEDSYDEEIYETRSGRSGAYSGVGGAMGRRSGRSGGRRDRERERSGSRERSLSPRSDRRSHNLPPRPAKVTLVKSRKNEAEYGLRLASHIFVKDISPESLAARDGNIQEGDVVLKINGTVTENLSLIDAKKLIERSKGKLKMVVQRDERATLLNIPDLDDSIPSANASDRDDISDIHSLASDHSNRSHDRHRSSRSRSPDRRSEPSDHSRHSPPQISNGSHRSRDDERTSKPASTPAKLAEEVPLPKPKESGGREEKQLPPLPEPKPVYAQPGQPDVDLPVSPSDAPVPTTAHDDSILRPSMKLVKFKKGESVGLRLAGGNDVGIFVAGVLEDSPAAKEGLEEGDQILRVNNVDFANIIREEAVLFLLDLPKGEEVTILAQKKKDVYRRIVESDVGDSFYIRTHFEYEKESPYGLSFNKGEVFRVVDTLYNGKLGSWLAIRIGKNHQEVERGIIPNKNRAEQLSSVQYTLPKTAGGDRADFWRFRGLRSSKRNLRKSREDLSSQPVQTKFPAYERVVLREAGFLRPVVIFGPIADVAREKLSREEPDLFELAKSEPRDAGTDQRSSGIIRLHTIKQIIDRDKHAVLDITPNAVDRLNYAQWYPIVVFLNPDNKQGVKNMRTRLCPESRKSARKLYERAIKLRKNNHHLFTTTINLNNMNDGWYGALKETIQQQQNQLVWVSEGKADGTTEDDLDIHDDRLSYLSAPGSEYSMYSTDSRHTSDYEDTDTEGGAYTDQELDETLNDEVGLPTEPAITRSSEPVREDPPVIQDTPGYPGYQHPVQPDPANRIDPAGFKMAAPQQQGEAAVPMPSLPPTSVATPAAEQPVQLEGMHLEEPPAAAAAPQADSLSSPSPAPELIQPPPPPHEPHPSGLPGPEPKMYKKDLYNMEDPVRINHSLKQSMSYSHQPPYQDKQPYREYDHPPYGYDGGGYTEPKPHNTDSHLHYDNRVPHYNEQWPPYDQQTSSSQPAGYQPGHQQPMGYNPRSPYEDGPGRDYSPPQPRYDEAPPVGYDGRARHSKPGPIRYDEPPPPPLPPAGYDARSPYEAETHSFPINSPRSPEPSKQYYGDSGLRSSYMPGPPNRGFKPGMHDAMRNSEPTIPPPKPEALPSPGDPAITPGSKPLPPPPQEDPDEDPAMKPQSVLNRVKMFENKRSVSMDRAKEGGDSSVLRPADIPKPVIAPGPVLKANSLSNLEQEKSSYRAPEPQKPHTKPLDDVVRSNHYDPDEDEEYYRKQLSYFDRRSFDSKAMGQPAPGINRFHDLPKPPQLSYPYNRVESVEKVSPVEKRYDPLPQISPSSQYGPPASAIPPATLPKLSPGDANSVPEPLTSPNPKPELTTLRPTSRDEPTPGGYLPPRGLPDKSPVNGTDAAPPKTLSTPAPTSYNRYVPKPYTSAARPFERKFESPKFNHNLLPNDTQVKTDLLSKPSVVSNSSGKPQLSPQPLDHDSGLDTFTRTIDNRPKYQHNNINAIPKAIPVSPSALDDDDEDEGHTVVATARGIFNCNGGVLSSIETGVSIIIPQGAIPESVEQEIYFKVCRDNSILPPLDKEKGETLLSPLVMCGPHGLKFLKPVELRLPHCDPKTWQNKSLPGDPNYLVGANCVSVLIDHF from the exons ATGGAGGAGACAGTCATTTGGGAACAGCACACAGTAACACTACACAGG GCACCAGGGTTTGGCTTTGGGATAGCCATTTCAGGTGGACGGGATAACCCTCATTTTCAGAGTGGTGAGACCTCCATTGTCATCTCAGACGTGCTGAAAGGAGGCCCCGCAGAAGGCCTACTGCA GGAAAATGACAGAGTCGTTATGGTCAACGCTGTCTCCATGGATAATGTGGAGCACGCGTACGCTGTTCAGCAGCTTCGTAAGAGTGGGAAGCTTGCCAAAATT ACAATCAGGCGCAAGAGGAAGGTGCACGTCCCCATGGGCCGCCTGGGAGAGAGGGAGACTATGTCAGAGCATGACGAGGAGGAGGATAGCTACGACGAAGAGATATATGAAACGAGAAGTGGGCGCAGTGGCGCGTACAGTGGTGTGGGCGGTGCTATGGGCAGGCGCAGTGGGCGGAGCGGCGGTCGCAGGGACAGGGAACGTGAACGCAGCGGCTCACGGGAAAGAAGTCTCTCCCCACGCTCAGACCGCCGCTCACACAACCTGCCCCCTCGGCCCGCCAAAGTCACTCTCGTGAAATCCCGCAAAAATGAAG CAGAATATGGCCTGCGCCTGGCCAGCCACATCTTTGTCAAGGACATTTCCCCTGAGAGCCTGGCAGCCAGGGATGGCAACATCCAGGAGGGGGATGTTGTACTGAAG ATTAATGGCACCGTGACAGAGAACCTTTCTTTGATTGATGCCAAGAAGCTGATAGAAAGGTCAAAGGGCAAGCTAAAAATGGTGGTTCAGAGGGACGAGAGAGCGACCCTGCTGAACATCCCTGACCTCGATGACAGTATTCCCTCAGCCAACGCTTCTGACAGAGATG ACATTTCAGATATCCATTCTCTGGCGTCCGACCATTCCAATCGATCACATGACAGACATCGTAGCAGCCGCTCCCGCTCTCCAGACAGACGATCTGAACCCTCAGACCACTCCCGACATTCACCTCCACAAATCAGCAATGGCAG TCACAGAAGTCGTGACGATGAACGGACCTCAAAGCCGGCTTCAACACCAGCGAAGCTAGCGGAGGAGGTACCTCTGCCCAAACCGAAGGAGTCAGGaggcagagaggagaaacagctCCCACCCCTCCCAG AACCCAAGCCAGTCTATGCTCAGCCCGGACAGCCAGATGTAGACCTGCCTGTCAGTCCTTCTGATGCTCCTGTGCCAACTACTGCCCATGATGATAGCATCCTACG GCCAAGCATGAAGTTGGTGAAGTTCAAAAAGGGGGAGAGTGTGGGTCTGCGGCTGGCTGGGGGGAACGACGTGGGCATCTTCGTAGCTGGAGTGCTGGAAGATAGTCCAGCCGCTAAGGAGGGCCTAGAGGAGGGCGACCAAATTCTCAGG GTAAATAATGTTGACTTTGCAAACATAATCCGAGAGGAGGCGGTGCTATTCCTCCTGGACCTTCCTAAGGGTGAAGAGGTCACCATTCTGGCCCAGAAGAAGAAAGATG TATATCGGCGGATTGTGGAATCAGATGTCGGTGACTCTTTCTACATCCGGACACACTTTGAGTATGAGAAGGAATCTCCGTATGGTTTAAGCTTTAACAAGGGCGAGGTGTTCCGTGTGGTGGACACCCTCTACAACGGCAAATTGGGCTCCTGGCTGGCTATTCGCATTGGCAAGAACCATCAGGAGGTGGAGAGGGGCATCATCCCCAACAAAAACAG agcagagcagctctcCAGTGTGCAATACACTCTCCCCAAAACAGCAGGTGGAGACAGGGCTGACTTCTGGAGGTTCCGTGGTCTTCGCAGTTCAAAGAGGAACCTGAGGAAGAGCCGAGAGGATCTTTCTTCACAGCCAGTCCAAACAAAGTTCCCAGCTTATGAAAGAGTTGTGCTGAGAGAGG CTGGCTTCCTAAGACCGGTTGTAATATTTGGACCTATTGCTGATGTTGCTCGTGAAAAGCTTTCCAGAGAAGAGCCAGATCTTTTTGAGCTTGCAA AGAGTGAACCGAGAGATGCAGGAACAGACCAGCGTAGTTCAGGAATAATTCGTCTTCACACTATCAAGCAGATCATCGACAGA GACAAACATGCTGTACTGGACATCACCCCAAATGCTGTGGACAGGCTGAACTATGCTCAGTGGTACCCGATTGTAGTCTTCCTAAATCCCGATAATAAACAGGGTGTGAAGAACATGAGGACCAGGTTGTGTCCAGAGTCCAGGAAGAGTGCCAGGAAGCTCTATGAGCGAGCCATtaaactgaggaagaataatCACCACCTGTTCACCA CGACCATCAACTTGAACAATATGAATGATGGTTGGTATGGAGCGCTAAAGGAAACCATCCAGCAACAGCAGAACCAGTTGGTGTGGGTGTCAGAGGGCAAG GCGGATGGTACTACAGAGGATGACTTGGATATCCATGATGACCGCTTGTCCTACCTTTCAGCACCAGGTAGTGAATACTCAATGTATAGCACAGACAGCCGCCACACTTCTGACTATgaggacacagacacagaaggtGGAGCATACACAGACCAGGAATTAGATGAGACTTTGAATGATGAGGTGGGTCTGCCCACGGAGCCTGCCATCACCCGCTCCTCAGAGCCTGTGCGAGAAGATCCTCCTGTAATTCAGGACACCCCTGGTTACCCTGGATACCAGCACCCCGTGCAGCCTGACCCAGCCAATCGCATAGACCCTGCTGGGTTCAAGATGGCTGCTCCGCAGCAG CAAGGTGAGGCTGCTGTGCCCATGCCCTCGTTGCCTCCGACGTCGGTAGCAACCCCTGCTGCTGAGCAGCCTGTACAGCTAGAGGGTATGCACCTAGAGGAGCCGCCTGCTGCAGCCGCAGCTCCTCAGGCTGACTCACTTAGCAGCCCCAGCCCTGCCCCTGAGCTTATTCagcccccaccaccaccacatgaACCCCACCCGTCtggactgcctggtccagaaccAAAG ATGTACAAGAAAGATCTTTACAATATGGAGGACCCTGTGCGAATCAACCATAGCCTAAAGCAGTCTATGAGCTATAGTCACCAGCCGCCGTACCAGGACAAACAGCCATACCGCGAATACGACCACCCGCCTTACGGATATGATGGAGGCGGCTACACGGAACCAAAGCCTCACAACACTGATTCTCACCTGCACTACGACAACCGTGTGCCTCATTACAATGAACAGTGGCCCCCCTATGACCAGCAAACCTCGTCCTCCCAGCCCGCAGGGTACCAGCCGGGCCACCAGCAACCCATGGGCTACAATCCCCGGTCCCCCTATGAGGATGGACCGGGAAGAGACTACAGCCCCCCTCAGCCACGCTATGATGAGGCCCCGCCAGTGGGCTATGATGGCAGAGCTCGCCACAGTAAACCTGGACCGATTCGTTACGATGAGCCCCCTCCACCACCTCTCCCTCCGGCAGGCTACGATGCACGTTCCCCGTATGAAGCAGAGACCCACAGCTTCCCCATTAACTCCCCTCGATCACCAGAGCCTTCGAAGCAGTATTATGGTGACTCTGGTCTGAGGTCGTCCTACATGCCTGGGCCTCCAAACCGGGGTTTTAAGCCAGGGATGCATGACGCTATGAGAAACTCTGAACCCACCATCCCTCCACCTAAACCAGAGGCCCTACCCTCCCCAGGCGATCCAGCAATCACTCCAGGGTCCAAACCTCTTCCACCTCCACCCCAGGAAGACCCGGATGAGGACCCAGCCATGAAACCACAGTCAGTGCTCAACAGGGTCAAGATGTTTGAGAATAAACGGTCGGTTTCTATGGACAGGGCTAAAGAGGGAGGCGATTCATCAGTACTCCGG cctgCAGATATTCCTAAACCTGTGATAGCACCTGGACCAGTCCTCAAAGCCAATTCCCTCAGCAACCTGGAGCAGGAGAAGTCCTCCTATAG GGCTCCTGAACCACAGAAGCCCCACACCAAGCCCCTGGATGATGTAGTCCGTTCCAACCACTATGACCCAGATGAGGATGAGGAATACTACAGAAAGCAGTTGTCCTACTTTGATCGTCGCAGCTTTGACAGCAAGGCCATGGGCCAGCCCGCTCCTGGCATTAACCGCTTCCATGAtctgcccaaaccacctcagctaTCCTACCCATACAACAG AGTTGAGTCTGTGGAGAAAGTGAGTCCAGTGGAAAAAAGATACGATCCTCTGCCGCAGATCAGTCCCTCTTCACAGTATGGGCCCCCGGCCTCCGCCATTCCACCCGCCACATTGCCCAAACTCAGTCCTGGCGATG CTAACTCCGTACCTGAACCGTTGACTTCACCCAATCCTAAACCTGAGCTGACAACTCTTAGGCCGACCAGTAGGGATGAACCCACACCGGGCGGTTACCTGCCCCCGAGGGGCCTTCCCGACAAATCCCCGGTCAATGGCACTGATGcagcacccccaaaaacccTGAGCACTCCTGCACCAACTAGCTATAACCGCTACGTCCCGAAGCCTTACACCAGTGCAGCCCGACCCTTTGAGCGCAAGTTTGAGAGCCCCAAGTTCAACCACAATCTGCTGCCCAATGACACACAGGTGAAGACGGACCTCCTCAGCAAGCCCAGTGTGGTGAGCAACAGTAGTGGGAAACCTCAGTTGTCACCGCAGCCCCTTGATCACGACAGTGGCCTGGACACTTTCACACGCACTATAGACAACAGGCCCAAATACCAGCACAATAACATCAACGCCATTCCCAAGGCCATCCCTGTAAG CCCCAGTGCACTGGATGATGACGACGAAGATGAAGGGCACACGGTGGTGGCCACTGCCCGTGGGATATTCAACTGTAACGGAGGGGTCCTGAGTTCTATTGAGACGGGCGTCAGCATCATCATCCCCCAGGGTGCGATCCCGGAGAGTGTCGAGCAGGAGATTTACTTCAAGGTGTGCCGGGACAACAGCATCCTGCCCCCCCTCGACAAGGAGAAAG GAGAAACGCTGCTTAGTCCGCTGGTGATGTGTGGCCCACATGGACTCAAGTTCCTGAAGCCGGTGGAGCTGCGCTTACCTCACT GTGATCCCAAAACTTGGCAGAACAAATCTCTCCCTGGAGACCCAAACTACCTGGTGGGTGcaaactgtgtgtctgtgctcatTGACCACTTCTGA